GTAATTAGCATATTCCCAAAGTGAGCTTTgacagagcttttttttgttcatatgaGAGATTCCAGCTGTTACtgagagcagaaagagaaagatatcGCCAGGCTAGTTTGACGGTCCACGTCTTATAGAGGGTGTCTAAATCCAACCCTCACACCAGTGTCTGACACAGTCATATACTTACACACTGAACACTTTATCTCATCAAACATCACTTAATATACACCCCTGAAATTCAGAACAGACCAGAAACGTTTAGTGCAAACAAAATAATGATTACAATGGCAGGTAAGACTTCAGGTGAACTTCAGAAAGTAAAGCCATGCCAAACATGTGGCCACAAAGAAGAAAACTCAAGGATGCATTGGgagtctctgattggttaaggCAGATTCTAGCGTGACTTATTCCCTTCCATCGTGACGTCGTGTTTTCAGTGACGTACATTAGTCGGCATTCCCCTTAgtcacacataaaagaaaaagggaaaacaattGTTCTCAGTTTCCATGGTAACTGTTGCCATGGAGCTGCTGGAAACAACAGGTCAGTCCAGTGATGTCGTAGGACTGGCAGAGAAGCGAGAGATGACTGGATGGCTTACTGGATTGGCCAACAGAGATGTCACAGTGTTGCCAAGGGCCAGGAGCCCGTTTCTCCTGACTCAAAACAAAGCTGGATGGAGGGCACTGAAGGCTGAAGAATTATGAAAATGTAGTTCTGACTTATATGGAGAACTTGGTTCATTATGAAGTCCAGAACCTGTGTCGCGATGGTGCAGTCCTGCTTCAGGTGGAGAACCTGTGTTGTGATAGTATGGTCCTGTTTTAGACAGAGGGCCtgtgttgtgatggtgtgttcCTGTTTCAGGTGGAGGACTTCTGACGTGTGATGTAGTCCTAGTTTAGGAGGAGGACTTTTGACGTGATGGTGTGGTCCAAGTTTAGGTGGAGGACTTTTGCTGTGATGATGTGGTCCTGATTTAGGTGGAGGACTTTTGACGTGATGGCGTGATCCTGGTGTAGGTGAGGGACCTttgttgtgatggtgtggtcCTGGTTTAGGAGGAGGACCTATGTCACGAGGGTGTGGTCCTGGTTTAGGTGGAGGACTTATGTCATGAGGTAGCAGTCCTAGTTGAGGTGGAGAACTTGCTTCATGAACTCATACGTGGTGAAGGCCACAGCCTGGGAGGGCACGCAGCGGATGTAGTTCAGAGAGAGACCACGGTATAGGCCCCTACTAACTCCATACTGAGTGTATACATGCTTCAGCGTCTTGGACAGGGTACTGTTTCAAACAGATACAGAAAACCATACAACTATGACATCTTAATTCATCTTAAATACTTACATTTAGCAGCGTATCCTTTGTGCTTGGACTTATAGAATGTATAAGTGCATTTGCTGAGAGACAATGAAGTAGACCATACTGCTAAAACACATGATTCACTCAAGACCTCAAACTACTGTACTGGCTACTGTACTATAGTACTTGTCAGATATCTTAGGAATGGTTCTTAAGACAGAGTATAATGCTATTTTCTGTCAGTCTGCTATGCATTAATATACTTGTTGAATATCAATATGTACAAAACAGAAACCAGTGGTACTTACAGATCTACTGAAACAATGAATAAGAAAAATCGCATAGACTTAACAGTAAGGATCCTGCTGTCAAAATAAGTCCATATATTCTTCATGCATATATACCAAGATAGTTTTCTTACAATAAACCAAAATGACACTTACCTGCATTTTTCGAAATCTGGTAGAGATGCTCCCAACTGCATCCTCCTGCGAGCTACATCCAAAGGATACCTGataaccaaacaaataaacaaacacacagcttatGCCCGGCTAGAAACCCAAACAAACCGTTTACACCCGGCCATAAACCCTAAGAGATGGCTTACGCCTCATTATAAACTTGACTTAATAAGTGATGTACAAGCTGAAAAATCTGACAACAGATGGAAAATCCAAATGAGTAGTAGAGCACATTCTAACTCACGATATTGTTTGAGCGATGGCTCCGGCCACACCTCCACACAAGAGATTCACGTGGGTTTTCAGAACCAGGACCTCCGGGTTGTCCAGAGATGGTCGGCCGAGCAGCTCAGGAAAATGGGTCAGACCCAAGCTCTTCAATGTCCCAaatgtaaagaaagagaaacctGGAAAAGAATGAACATAatctttttaaaagagagaaaagtcttcCCTGTGCTTCATAACTCGTCCCCTGACTGATATACTCCACTATCATGTAGTCCAAAGACATAACACACGAAATCCAAACAGGAGTGATTCGACTGGCTACACGTCGACAGTGCTGCTCTATAGCGGCTCTTCGGTATCTATGAGGATTAGACGCTACTGGCATAGGTCTGACAGTTTTATGGTATGGGATTGTGACTGAAATGTATATACACGGATGAGCTTGCTGATGAAATAAGACCCATTAATCTTACTGAAACACAAAACTAGTGCCTTAACTACCTTGATCAATATCCGTTTTATTACGCGCATTCAGCGCATCGACTATTTGGCTACTTGGGATAAGGCGTATAATCTTCCATAATAAAACAGAGATACAATAACAAGATAGCAAAGCCTCTCACCTGCATATGGGGCCATGCCGATTATAGTTGGAGTAAGCCCACGGTAAAACCCAGAGACGCCACCTTCCTTTAGAGAACAAAGATCATCAGTTTCCGgttttcacacaaacacgcacctCACGTGTATCCATAACATCATTCCTGTGCGTCGAAAAGGGCCGTTACCTTCAGGTAGATAGTCTGAAAAGCATTCCCAATTCCAGTGTAGCGATGTTCCCCTGTCACTTGGTACGCCAAGCGAGCGCGGACAACATCCAGCGGGTACGTGCAAATTACTGCAGTCATTCCTACCCGTTCAAAACAGACAGATACCAAGGCTCAGACACatggttaaacacacacacacaaaaaaaagcgaAATGTTGTTCCATGAACATAATCAGTTAAAACCATCAACCACTcctatgtacatgtgtgtgtgtgtttgtgtacgtgtgtgtgtgtagcaatTACTCTCTGACCTGCCATTGATCCAGCCATGAGGCGATGAATATGTCCAGATATGCCCATCTGGGTACTGAGAAACTGAAGAACACAATATGACACTCATTTCAATCTAATCTGTCAATAGCTGGTAAAATGCCGAAAATCTTTACGTATAGCGGTGGCTTTCACGTACGCTCATACTCACTCTCTTATAATTGTCAAAGGCCATAAACTGAATGGCCCCGTACGGGAATATTCGGACCATCATAGCTCCATTGCCTTTATATAACCCCAGAAAGCCCTCCTTCTTTGGCACTGCTCTGAGGGTTGCAAACACACCTACAATACAAACCATACAAGCACCACacccagacatacacacagacacagacaaaggacaggtaAGCTGTTGACATGTGCAAAAACAGCCTTGGAACTATGATTTGGGATcggtgaaaagtgaaaaaaaaaaaaaaaaaccctgactaATTACGGACTCAAAATTCTCAAAGATCTTCCAAAATCATTAATGGATCATTAATGGTCCAGTAAAGTGCCCATTAAAGTTCATGTAATGATATCATTAAAATTCTACATAAAGAGTGGCTAGTTCAGATGAAGTACTCAGTCTGTCCATccaatgactgtttttttgggaTGGCAGACCACCATTCTCAACTATATATATGAGAAATGATTCAgcccagtaggtgatttgttaacGTGGGTATGGCAGGTCAGCAAGCGGGAAGGATTTTGGTAATTTTGCTATCACGGGGGATGGCATCTCCTCTCATTCCCCCTACAAATCGACTATTGATTCTGCCTCATATCATATGCCATAAATGTAGAGCATTAACCAGAGATGTTCTGTAGGGTGTGTTTTACCAAGGTGTTTGTAATGAGGGTTCTGAGCTTGCAGTAAAATCTTCACTCTGTCTAGAGGCGCAATGGTGGACTTGGCACAGCATCCTGCAACACCTGAAAAGAACATAAGACCAGTTAGTGCTCCTCCCTTGCCACACCACATGAAGACACAACACTTATAAACACAACACCAGCACAACTGTTAAACTAAACAAACTACcactttcatttattcatttagcagtgAAGGTCTCCACGGTAGTGTGGTCCTATGCATGTATTCAAACATCAGAGCATGTATACACATCAGAAGGCagagcacacacattcataaaggGAACTTACTGAACTATATGAATGGTAATGAGCATCATTTTGAAATACAAAACATGACCATAGAGGATGGCTCtaaaatacacatatattttcatGCTTTACGTGGCATGTGGCAGTCTACTAACAGAGGCCCTGTTTATGTAGCAGTACCTCCAGCCACAAAAGAGCGAATCCAGTAGTAATGGTCCCTCTGGGCTGGGCCTGGGATCTGGGGTGGACCCGGGGCCGAGACTGACGcctctgttgccatggcgagTGTGGTCAGTACTCAAACATTCACATATTCGAAGCTACGCCTTAAAAAAACGTAAACGCAATGTTAGCCCCAAAACCGATTTCTTCAATCAGTCTGTTTTTCGTGTTACATCATCATGGCATTACAAAAAGAGCGATGACACCCGAGAGGCGATTAGGCTCACAAGGAAACATCTATCTCTCGGGACGACAGTTTGCATATTTTTCGTTTGCATACTAAATACGGACAGAATGTGTTTCCAGCAAACGAGAATTTGCACGTGAGACCTTCCAAATATTGATTGATCATAGCAATGTTAGAGTGCCGTGGCACTATAATATCCAACATGATCGAATTGAAACACCTCATTTATGGTGACTTACCGTAAAGATATAAGCTTGTACAACTTCAAAAAACAGGCGTGCGTTAAGTGGTACATATGAGGTTGTCATCAATAAACGCTGGAGTTTTCCTGACAGATTAATTAACTGATAAATAAGTCGATCTAATGTAAAGACTTTTAAAATCAAACTGTTAATCCAATGTCTAGCGTGAGCAGTTTCAGAGGAAACACAACGACTGTGCGGTGCAATGGTTTAAAGTGCAATGCAATCTTACTCAAATGCAAGGTCAACTGTCAACAGAGAGTTTTACAACGCTTTAGAGCAGAGCGAAACAGGCTGTCCTTTCGACTGCCCTTACGGCTACCCAAGACGGCTAATAAGTTAATGAATACGAGTGCCATTAACAAATTTCATCTAAAGTCTTTTAAATCAGTTCCGTTTGTGATTACATTGTCCACTCTAAAACATAACTGACACATATGTTTAATCGAGGCACCTTACAGGATAGGCAGGATGTCACGGGCAAACAATTCAGGTGCTTGTATCCCCCTCCATCTTTGGTGCCCTTCATCGGTCACATGTTTCTGTCGCACAGTTATTACGTCATATATATTTTGCTGTAGACATTTTGGTAGCGATATTGCAGGATCTCTGAAATTCTGGTCtattctcattttgtttgagaatgtcttgttttgctttattcTCCCAGATAGTAAgctaatcatttatttatttaattcaaaGTTTATGATTAATGTACATGAATTTCTCGTGTtactttattttcctttgtagCAAATTGATTATTAATGAGACTGTTACAGAGATGCGCAAATCCCATTGTCTCACAACTTCTActtgaaaatgtgttaaaagaAAACTATTATCACAACAACTCATGATCTCACCTCTTAGCCTACAGTATGCTTTGCAGAGACCACAAAATAACACCAGTCTTTCCTGACTGTGTCTAAACAGTGTAATTTTTACTCCTGCAATTTTTGGTGGCGTCTTAAATTTCTAATGTTTACGAGTGCCCAGTGGCCTAAAGGTTTTTTGGGGCTCATTAACTACAGTACACTGACCTGATTACACAGACTGCAACAGCTGGCAGACCCAAGTtacacttattctctctctgtctctctcacacacacaaacacacaacggTTGTCTGTTATGTAACTCTTTCCACTTTGATAATTCATCAGATAATCTGCTTAGACAGGAAAACATCACTGACTGAACGGCAGTAGCCTGGTCTTTTTCCTGTAGAGGAGGGAAGTGTCATAGAGTTATTTCTGATTGGCAGGCATCTCCGCTCAGTGTTCTTGTTCAGTTGAATGAGTTCATTTTTTACAGTGCCCTTCACAGGGATGGCTCACTTTGAACAAGCTATACTTAAAAAACGAGACAAGTTTTTCCTTTCTCGGTTTATGAATTGTGACAAGTCATGCTTTCAGACGTTTTCCACTTTTTTCCATACTTGTGTTTAGATCAGATGTGAACAGAAGTACCAAGCAGCAGCACTAAGCATGACTCTCAGCACAAGTTTTTGAATCTTAAAGTTTTAGCCCTTCCAATATTTCTCATAAAGTTATTTAATTTAGGAGGTttacaaatcaaaacatttttatattagtATCCAGCATAATATATTTCAGATATAATTCtcatatagatgtgtgtgtgtgtgtgtgtgtgttacagtaattGAAAATTAATCTGACGTAACCACTATAAAACTTATGATGtcattcagtttttattttttattaatgttaattACCTTAATAAgtatatcattttaaatatatttgttaaACTATTTGAAGCAGTGCAGGTACAACAGAAGTGGATGAATTCAGAACAAAAATCCATTCCGTGTTTTCCTTCCGTCTCGTGATCGTCCATTAAAGAGCCGAGCTGACTCGGGACCGTAGGTCGTGTCTGGTTGAGGGTTTTGCCGTGAATGGATTGACACAAGCAGGATTTGCGCTTTAATATGTGTTTAACTCTACGTGACAACATGTCAGTGTTACAATAGTGACACTTTTCCGACCAAAAGTCGCTCGATTTTATTAATGCATTGTCGAATTTTTATGTTTCAAACCACTATATTtgcaaaagggaaaaatgtCCAAGGATCACCAGTGTCTTACAGGCGTGGAGTATTATTAGCAATTCAGACAGGGCATCTGTCTCTCCGGTATGTAAAGCATTTGAACTGCCTCTGAAGTGATCGCGTCAATAAATTGTAATAACAATCGTTCTTGTAACATGTGACAACTTCTTTGGGTACAGTACGACAGCAAGGGTGTCAACCGTCCAAAATAAACTGAAGTTCACGAAACTGTAACTTATCTTGTTACGAGACGCCGTAGCAGGCTTGTGGAAACATAATCGACCCAGTCTGCACCACTGTGTGAAACTGTAGCCGTAACATCGGGGGTGCATATACTGGCCATAGTACAAAAACGCCAAGGGCAGTTACTCGATGTTGTTGCATGAAGTCAGAGCCCATAGCGcctgaaaatatttcttttctttgcaaAGGTAATCAACGCGTGCTGTTTAGCCTTCTTATTGGTATTACAGATGTTATTACAGCTTATTATCCTAATAATATATGTAATGGAGATAAAAGCGGTGAACTCTTCATGGACCGACTATTCGACAAGGTGTTTGGCGTTGAGAATGTTTTGAAGGAGACCCAAATTATGCAGTCCATCGCCATTCCTTTTCTTAAAGAGACACGACTACGTTAATAATTACCTTATGAGGTATATTGGGTGGAAATGTGCAGGACAGTTGGTCTGGGTCTCCGCTAGCAATTACCAGTTGGCATAGTGCCTGCTGTTTTCCAAAATTCGGTTTGTAAGCAATACCGTTACCTTTTGCGGTCGTGCGCCAAATGTATACTTCTTGGTAGAGTGATGTATTACAAATATTGGATTAATTTACTGTTGTTATTAATAGCTTTGTATATAATATAACGTATTATGTgagcatttatttttttgtagtAGTAGTCGTATGCTTACGTTTGTTAGGGCATAATCAGTTGGTGTGACGTTTATTTGTTTCATGCTCTATTGTCATTTCCTTAGGTCCTCCCTCATCCAGTGCTGAAAATGGTGCTATAGTCTGTTGATCACTCTTCTTCTGATAAGAAACAccagaaaagaaataaacaaggTCAGCGTCTTTGGGTCTGAGAATAAAGTTGAACCAGTCTCCCATGCCGTCAGACCCCTACCCCGCTCTCCTTGCCCGTACCCACCTCCACTATGCCTCACACTCCAAAACCCCCCATAAAGTCACACCCTCCACCCAAACGCAACGCCAGGAGGTTCAGTCCAGCTGGAGTGAAGAGGCACTCTGTGAACTCAAACAAACCCAAAGGGCCACCCGCtcacaggagaaaacaaaagaccagAAAGCTCTCATCAAAGAACCAGCAGACTAAACTGGTGCAGAGCAATGTTGTCAGGCCAGCAGGTTTGCCAACTCGAGTAAGCACAAGAAATACCCAGAATTCCTTGAGAGTGACAGCTGTCGTTCAGCTCAGGGGATCTCATAGGTCCCTGAACAAGTATGGGTCATTTACGGACCTTGCTGGCCGGAGGAAGTCCCCTCAGGGAAGTCAGTTAATCCATAGTTTCCCACAGGAAGTGAAGCTTAACCATAGGGGCCGTGCATCTGTAGGGAAGAGCAGGAAGATCAAGCAGCAGGACactcagaatgttccagaactcTGTGACATCGAAGGAAATGACCAACAACAAAAGACGATTATTCCCAATGGAGAGGCAGTAActgagaacacagaaaaactaGCCACCGATACTAACAACAAGGAGGTGGGTGAGGGGGCAGAGGGCACGACCCAAACGTCTGAAAGCCAGGCCGGCTCTGCATCGCCTGAAAAGACAAACACGACTGACGCTAATGATGCAGCAGAGGAGCCATCTGAAAAAGTTGAACCCGATCACGCAGCTGAAATGGATTTTACAAACGATACCTCAGTTCCGGCTGAAGACGAGAGCATGCCGTGTGGCGGCTCTGATTCTAGTCAGGTTGAGGAGGACAGCCAAAGTGTTATACGCGGTCCAGAGCTACTTTCCCCTTCTGATGACTCATCTGAAACCGCTGTAGATAACTCCATTCAACCTGATGACCACACTGCAAGTGAATCCCGTGAAGAACCAGCAACACTTAACAATGTGAGAGACTTGCCCTTCGAGGAGGAGTTTGGGAAGACTCAAAACCCCATAACTGCAGAGACCAAAGATTGGACCAGCTCTTCAGAAATGTGGAGGGATAGTGAGGGGGCTTTATCTCTGCTCGCTCTGAGCATGGCTGTCTACACACCTCAGCCAGACCTTAGTTTGGGACCCAAAGCGTCACCCTGTCCTGACGGCTTTCTCCCTAGTAGCACTGAAAGCACGCAGTCTTCAGCCGATTGGGAGTCAGAGACGGGCAGCTCTGAACAGGTACATGAACCAGGGGTCACGGCTGCCCCTCCACCCATGCAGGGAGGGACGCAGGGATCCCTGGTGGAGGCGGAGGGGCGGGGTAGgcggaggaagaagaggagtcGCTGTGGAGCGTGTGAACCGTGTCGCCGTGAAACCAACTGTGGAGAGTGTAGCTGCTGTGTAAGGCGTCAGACCAGCCATCAGATTTGCAAACTCAGGAAATGTGTTGAGCTGAAGAAAAGACCTATCCTTCTACAGAACGCTGAGGTAGGACACCCAGCCCCAAACATTTTCTATTTCTCAGACCTCACATTAATTTATGTATAGTTCTGTGAGAGATTGCTATAGTATTACTATGTATGGAGTTTCTCTGAGATTTACTAAGAGCATAAGTGCAAGTCTTGCTGTTACATGAAGAAAGATTGCTCTGGTCATCAGAgtaaagttgttgtttttttttaatttatttacctCTTGATTGTTCCCTGAGGGGTCATCAGTGTGTTCTGTTCAGTGGAATGTGGTACACGGGTGTTTGAGGGCacaagagtgtgtttgtgtgtgtgtgtgtttgtttgtggtgtgtaaGATTGTGAATGCATTTGTCTGTAAGTTTGTGATTTTTTCAGTCATGCTGTCATtgcctcagacacacaaatactgtTCTACTGATCTGGTTTCAGTAGAAGAGGAAGTGAAGCGTTAGACTGTGGAGAGGAACAGTCACTCTGGAAAGCACTGTCACATGAGCCTCTGACAGTTCGGCACATGgtggggtgcgtgtgtgtttgtgtgtgtgtgtgtatgagtgtgtttgagtgtgtgtatgtgtgtgagtgaatgaaagcaatctactctgtcttctcctcccctctctctacaCCGttgtttgattggctgaagcaAAAAGAGCGGAGTAATAGTGTATTCTGTGTTGTTTCGCAAAACGAAAGTCACGCTACAcctcaaatatttcaaacactCATGAATCATCATGAAAGTGTGTATGATGGAAATCAGAAGGATCAAATGTTCAGCTCATTAACAGAATTCTTTGCCTGTTTTAGTGCTCTGTTGCATTCATCACTCCACAAACCAGTAAATCAAACAAGAAAGTGGCAATGTTGAGGACCACCTGCTAAGTCAGActcatcagctgtgtgtgtgtgtgtgtgtgtgtctgtgtgtgtctgtgtgtgagtttgcatgCGTACGTGTGTTGTTGTCATTAAAAAATGCTGAGTAGAAAGATTAAAATGGACGTGCAGGGAATTTAAACTGGGCTTACAGTAGCTCAGACTCTTTAAATGCTTCATGTAGGTCACTGTACATCCAAGTTCACATCTGTCATATTCGAgcatgcgtttgtgtgcatgtgtgggttaGATTTCAGCCTTGTTCTCACTGTTAGTAAGAGTTGGGGTATGTTTCAAAGACAGGAAGGGAgttgcttgtttttgttgcaTGGTGCCTTtgggactgtgtttgtgtacatgtttgtttgtgagtgtgcatgcatgcctttctgtatgtgtgtgtgtgcgtgtgtgtgtgtgtgcgtgcgcgcgtgtgtgtgcacatgcatgcgtgtgtgcgtgtgtgtgtttctgaatagAGAAGTGAAGGAGGAGTTCAGTAATTAAAATGACAGGGAGTgttgtttgttcagtgttttctccTGTAATTGGCATCACATGCCCCTGCAATGTTGCACTAACTGTAGGaattcctgtctgtctgtctgtctgtctgtctgactgagagtTTTTACAAAACATGATTCATCTGACTCGTGCAGTGTTCCATCAGCGTAATTTTGCGATCAAATCACAGTTCAAATCCGACAGACCGCATAGGTTTgattgtgggtgtgtatgtgtgcgtgtgtttatgggtgtgtgaAAAGGTGTGACAGCATTGTCAGGACAAGCAGGATAAACCCGTTTCCGCCTCTGcaagaacagaacacacacaggctaaatGCACATCCTTGGTCAAACATTCTGTTGAAGCCcttgctgtcacacacacacacacacacacacacacacacacacagaaactctgtGCATTACGTTTTAAAAGTCTGCACAGGAGTGATGCATGCGGAACATAGCTGATGATGCTGGAATATCTCTGCAGCATCTGCAAAACATTGCACAGTCAGCATTCCTGAATTCAGTCACCTCTGGGACAGAAGGGAatatgccccccctccccacacacacacacacacacacttagctcTCAGTCCACGCTGTAACCTCTCTTCTGCGACATGGTTGTAACGGCACATGTGGGTGGGGGAAGGGatggtgtgtttctgtttgtgtctatttTGACATTGGCAGATTGGCAAAGGTGACCGCCCAAGCGAAAGCATCATTGGGTTTGCTTTAGCTCCAGCAGCTGTAGGACGAAGTATCAGTCTAATCAGAGTTTAGCAGGAGGTAGTTTCACATCATTCAATTCGTTTATGTCCCTTAAACAGTCTTCTATATTAGAGAACTGAAAATCTTCATCAGCTTGGCATTTCTCATATATACGGTTATATACCATCAGCATGACAGCGGAAGCTGATAAATATTGTAGCAAATGTCACCAAGACATATATTCACAAATTTACATGGAACATACAACCACAAAGTTTTCTAGTCCAGCAGAAAGAATGTTGCTGTGCGTTATCAAACGCAGCACTCAGATCTGAAAGTACAAGCACTGATATGCAACAATGGTGAGGAGAGATAAGCAAGTCATTCAGCACTTAAACTGAAgccttttctccttccttctgGTCCGAATCCTATTTCAGTCGTTTGCAAGTGTTATTtgcctgcaaaaaaaaatgaacatgacagTTAAGAAGCTGTTTTCTCTAAGACATTAGAAGTCAAAGGACATTTTTCGAAATATTTCAGGTCCATTCGAAATGTCATTTAGGCCACTGCAGTGAAGAGGCTTCCATTTTTTTGTGCAATGTTTCATTCAggtaaaatgacagaaatattttgaCCAGAGCCTGTGTGGACATGCCAGGGAATTTGGCTGCTCTAGTCCTACTTTCTGATGTCGGGCGTTGCAGACTCTCACCCAAGATCATTTTAAGCCTTTCATCATGCAATCCAAACTGagcctctgtgttttgtgttgtaagtGGTGCTGGCTGTTTGCTTAGCTTGGCCGTTGCAGGTAAGCAGTAAGAATGAGAACTAGAAGAAGAACTCGAGTCCAGCTGTTCTGCTTTCCGTCATACTGACAGCATAGCGCTAGACCCGCACACAGGGACTGAGCAACCGTAGAGTGTAGCACCACTATTTACCTGTCAGAGGAGACATTTAGCTCAAACCTGCTACACTCAACTACAGAAGATTTCACGGAGTTTATTTGATTCAAATGCAGTTGGATTCCGCTGAATTTGATTGGAAGTGATGAAGATGTTAAAGTGGCGGAGTCATCGTCGATTGGGTGAATTTGGAAAGCTGATGATTAGTTGAGGTTTTAAGAATGGCTGATTTTGTcgatgtgtgtttgtatgtgtgtgtgaaagatagagaaagggagagactcTGGGAAACGTGTGTGATGGTTTGGTGTCCAGATGAGTTGACTGGGATTCTTTGCTCACAGACGGAGTGTGTCCTTTTTGGTTATCTCTTCTGCTGTGTGTATAAAGTTCTGGAAATCTATGAAAACAGAGTTGGATTCGTGACCTTTCCTTGAAGTTGTATTCTCGCACGCTGTAAGCAAGATCGGTGAGGAGTTTCTCTTCTAAACAACGACACTTTATGTTTCCTGGAGATCTGATTTTCTCCGCTGAATCAACCTGTATAGTTTGTTAGGTTCCAGTGCCTGTGTTTGTATAATACAGTCATTTGCACAGCAGGATCTGTTAAACTAATGGGCGTGTCAGCATATGAAAACTGATCCCCCTCGCTCTAGCACGAGACCAGTTATCCTTTATTACTGTTCACACTGTTTAACTTGGCACTGCTCACACACAACATACGCAGAGCCAGAATCAGGATCCTATCCttttcagaggaagacagacttTGCCAAAATATCTCCGACATATCCATTACCTACCACTGTGGCATTCTTGTGCTATAAAACTGATActcaaaagaaaagaggcaGGTATGAACTTTTGCAATTGACTGAGAATCCGGTTGTGATGCGTGTCATGGTCTAGTCTGCATATCTGTGAATGAATCAGTCCTAAT
This sequence is a window from Chanos chanos chromosome 4, fChaCha1.1, whole genome shotgun sequence. Protein-coding genes within it:
- the slc25a16 gene encoding solute carrier family 25 member 16 codes for the protein MATEASVSAPGPPQIPGPAQRDHYYWIRSFVAGGVAGCCAKSTIAPLDRVKILLQAQNPHYKHLGVFATLRAVPKKEGFLGLYKGNGAMMVRIFPYGAIQFMAFDNYKRFLSTQMGISGHIHRLMAGSMAGMTAVICTYPLDVVRARLAYQVTGEHRYTGIGNAFQTIYLKEGGVSGFYRGLTPTIIGMAPYAGFSFFTFGTLKSLGLTHFPELLGRPSLDNPEVLVLKTHVNLLCGGVAGAIAQTISYPLDVARRRMQLGASLPDFEKCSTLSKTLKHVYTQYGVSRGLYRGLSLNYIRCVPSQAVAFTTYEFMKQVLHLN